A region from the Geobacillus vulcani PSS1 genome encodes:
- a CDS encoding spore coat protein yields the protein MHCLPNVTAPIVHPPRCNVLHHFEATVVPHIHPSHTTHVYHHLYEHQHYFPHTESAVAQVANRHLYCPGPGPMPGLAPFPPFPLR from the coding sequence ATGCATTGTCTGCCGAATGTAACGGCGCCAATCGTTCATCCGCCTCGCTGCAACGTTTTGCATCACTTCGAAGCAACGGTTGTGCCGCATATTCATCCTTCGCATACGACACATGTTTATCATCACCTGTATGAACATCAACATTATTTCCCGCATACGGAATCGGCGGTGGCTCAGGTTGCCAATCGCCATCTGTACTGCCCGGGTCCGGGGCCGATGCCAGGGTTGGCTCCGTTTCCGCCGTTTCCGTTGCGATAG
- a CDS encoding THUMP domain-containing class I SAM-dependent RNA methyltransferase, producing MTSFSLIATAAMGLESVVAEEVRRLGYDCRVENGKVTFEGDALAICRANLWLRAADRVKLKVGEFRATTFEELFEQTKALPWADYLPKDAAFPVIGKSVKSTLFSVSDCQAIVKKAVVENLKARYHLSWFPETGPLYRIEVALHKDIATLTIDTSGAGLHKRGYRVRQGEAPLRETLAAALVLLTNWTPERTFVDPFCGSGTIAIEAALIGQNIAPGFNRDFVSEQWPWIGEDLWEKARGEAEERARYDQPLDIVGIDADPQMVEIAKANAAEAGLADLLSFRVGRAEQFRTAQQYGVIVGNPPYGERLGERREVEALYRAIGRTFTALDTWSVYILTAHRGFETHYGRPATKRRKLFNGFIETHYYQYWGPRPPREAKS from the coding sequence ATGACTTCATTTTCGTTGATTGCCACGGCCGCGATGGGGCTCGAATCGGTCGTCGCGGAAGAAGTGCGCCGGCTTGGCTACGACTGCCGAGTGGAGAACGGCAAAGTGACGTTTGAAGGCGATGCGCTCGCCATTTGTCGGGCCAACCTTTGGCTGCGCGCCGCTGACCGTGTGAAGCTGAAAGTCGGCGAGTTTCGGGCGACGACATTTGAGGAGTTGTTTGAGCAAACGAAGGCGTTGCCGTGGGCCGATTATTTGCCGAAAGACGCCGCGTTTCCGGTGATCGGCAAGTCGGTCAAATCCACACTGTTCAGCGTTTCCGACTGTCAAGCCATTGTGAAAAAGGCAGTCGTCGAAAACTTAAAAGCGCGCTATCATTTGTCGTGGTTTCCGGAAACCGGCCCGCTGTATCGGATTGAGGTGGCGCTTCACAAAGATATCGCGACGTTGACGATCGATACAAGCGGCGCCGGGCTGCATAAGCGCGGCTATCGCGTTCGTCAAGGGGAGGCGCCGCTAAGAGAGACGCTCGCCGCTGCTTTAGTGCTGCTCACCAACTGGACTCCAGAACGTACATTCGTAGATCCGTTTTGCGGGTCGGGCACGATTGCCATTGAGGCGGCGCTGATCGGGCAAAACATCGCCCCCGGGTTTAACCGTGACTTCGTTTCTGAACAATGGCCGTGGATCGGAGAAGATTTATGGGAGAAGGCGCGCGGGGAAGCAGAAGAGAGGGCCCGTTATGACCAGCCCTTAGATATTGTCGGCATCGATGCCGATCCGCAGATGGTGGAAATCGCCAAGGCGAACGCAGCGGAGGCGGGGCTTGCGGATTTGCTGTCGTTTCGAGTCGGGCGGGCTGAGCAGTTTCGTACTGCTCAACAATACGGAGTGATCGTCGGCAACCCGCCATATGGTGAGCGGCTCGGTGAACGGCGGGAGGTTGAAGCGCTCTATCGCGCCATCGGTCGCACCTTCACCGCCTTGGATACGTGGTCGGTGTACATTTTAACCGCCCACCGCGGTTTTGAAACGCATTACGGCCGTCCGGCGACGAAGCGGCGCAAATTGTTTAACGGCTTTATTGAAACGCATTACTACCAGTACTGGGGCCCGCGGCCGCCGCGCGAAGCTAAAAGTTGA
- a CDS encoding cytochrome c oxidase subunit II, with the protein MHMHKYEKIWLTFGIGCLVVFLTVVGVSAFAAGQQPPSCLTTIDPEKVDTTSPFNQPGLVKKGNNEYELNIVVAAFSFTPNAIEIPKGAKVTINVTSKDVIHGFEIPGTNINMMVEPGYINSLTTTFDQPGEYTILCNEYCGAGHHMMTARMKVVE; encoded by the coding sequence ATGCACATGCATAAGTACGAAAAAATTTGGCTGACGTTTGGCATCGGCTGTCTCGTTGTCTTTTTGACCGTCGTCGGCGTGAGCGCTTTCGCTGCCGGACAGCAGCCGCCAAGCTGCTTGACGACGATCGATCCAGAGAAAGTGGACACGACCTCGCCATTCAATCAGCCGGGGCTTGTCAAAAAAGGAAACAACGAGTACGAACTGAACATCGTCGTCGCGGCGTTTTCCTTTACGCCAAATGCCATTGAAATTCCGAAAGGAGCGAAAGTGACGATCAACGTCACCTCGAAGGATGTGATCCATGGGTTTGAAATCCCGGGAACCAACATCAACATGATGGTCGAACCCGGCTATATCAACAGCTTGACGACGACGTTTGATCAGCCCGGCGAATATACGATTCTGTGCAATGAATATTGCGGCGCCGGCCACCATATGATGACGGCGCGCATGAAGGTGGTGGAGTAA
- a CDS encoding ATP-dependent DNA helicase: MSRERYPFVVEKHENFFDKLSQWIGDVFYDILPEAGFELRDEQIYMAFQLERAFREKKVIFAEAGVGTGKTIVYLLYAICYARYTGKPAIIACADETLIEQLVKKEGDIAKLSNVLGLEIDVRLAKSPDQYLCLNKLEEVTTYDDDDIELYERIYDELPSFVHDNKPMQSFYRYGDRKEYAYLTDEQWKKIAWDPFQDCFTCEKRHRCGQTLWRDYYRKATDLIVCSHDFYMEHVWTYEARKREGQLPLLPEASCVVFDEGHLLEFAAQKALTYRMKETTLETLLTRLLENDIREELAYLIEETLETSVRFFDELKACAKEVPGSNRKEILPSPRLEQWAKRLRGQMVEIGNELVFESETYTIDHYQLNIVDEYLDQIQYSLDLFLTNADAITWLESSRQEATFVVMPRTVQEVLREKVFSKRMPFVFSSATLSNGKSFQYIAQSLGIDDYLSFSVPSPFDYDEQMAIYMPTFRADETLFAKKYEYALNKLRETGGRALLLFPTREELLEFKEAAAGEPFSFLFEGDREISDLVAEFQRNEETVLCSEHLWEGLDIPGPSLSNVIIWSLPYPPNDPVFQAKRKAYRNPFWDVDVPYMLLRLRQGVGRLIRTRDDRGIVSIFVTDREDERVIAAIKDVLPTTVRGE; this comes from the coding sequence ATGAGTCGTGAGCGTTATCCGTTTGTTGTAGAAAAACATGAAAACTTTTTTGATAAGTTGAGCCAGTGGATCGGCGATGTTTTTTATGACATTTTGCCGGAAGCCGGTTTTGAGCTGCGCGATGAGCAAATTTATATGGCGTTTCAGCTTGAGCGGGCGTTTCGCGAGAAAAAGGTGATCTTTGCTGAAGCGGGGGTCGGGACGGGAAAAACGATCGTCTATTTGCTGTATGCGATTTGTTACGCCCGCTATACTGGCAAACCGGCCATCATCGCCTGCGCCGATGAGACGTTGATTGAGCAGCTTGTCAAAAAAGAAGGGGATATCGCGAAGCTGTCGAACGTACTGGGGCTTGAGATCGACGTTCGATTGGCGAAATCGCCGGATCAATATTTATGTTTGAATAAACTGGAAGAAGTAACGACGTATGATGATGACGACATCGAGCTGTACGAGCGAATTTACGATGAACTTCCGTCCTTTGTCCACGACAACAAACCCATGCAATCGTTTTATCGCTACGGCGACCGAAAAGAATACGCCTATCTGACCGATGAACAGTGGAAAAAAATCGCTTGGGATCCGTTTCAAGACTGTTTCACGTGCGAAAAGCGGCATCGCTGCGGCCAGACGCTTTGGCGCGACTATTATCGGAAGGCGACGGATTTAATCGTCTGCTCGCACGATTTTTATATGGAACATGTTTGGACGTATGAAGCGCGCAAGCGGGAAGGCCAGCTGCCGCTGTTGCCGGAAGCGAGCTGTGTTGTATTTGACGAAGGGCATTTGTTAGAGTTCGCTGCGCAAAAGGCGTTGACCTATCGAATGAAAGAGACGACGCTTGAGACGTTGCTGACACGGCTTCTTGAAAACGACATCCGCGAAGAGCTCGCCTATTTAATTGAGGAGACGCTGGAGACGAGCGTGCGCTTTTTTGATGAGCTGAAAGCGTGCGCGAAAGAGGTTCCCGGTTCGAATCGGAAAGAAATTTTGCCGTCGCCGCGCCTTGAGCAATGGGCGAAGCGGCTGCGCGGCCAAATGGTCGAAATCGGCAACGAGCTTGTGTTTGAAAGCGAGACGTATACGATCGATCATTATCAGCTGAACATTGTGGATGAATATTTGGACCAAATTCAGTATTCACTCGACTTGTTTCTGACAAACGCCGATGCCATTACGTGGCTTGAGTCGTCGCGTCAAGAGGCGACGTTTGTCGTCATGCCGCGTACGGTTCAGGAAGTGCTGCGCGAAAAAGTGTTCAGCAAACGCATGCCGTTTGTCTTTTCATCGGCAACACTATCAAACGGAAAATCATTCCAATATATAGCGCAAAGTTTAGGCATCGATGACTATTTGTCGTTCAGCGTGCCGTCGCCGTTTGATTATGACGAACAGATGGCGATTTATATGCCGACGTTCCGCGCGGACGAGACGCTGTTTGCCAAAAAGTACGAGTATGCGCTCAACAAGCTGCGCGAAACCGGAGGGCGGGCGCTCCTTTTGTTCCCGACGCGCGAGGAGCTGCTCGAGTTCAAAGAAGCGGCTGCTGGCGAACCGTTTTCGTTTTTGTTTGAAGGCGACCGCGAAATCAGCGATTTGGTCGCCGAGTTTCAGCGCAACGAAGAGACGGTGCTTTGTTCGGAACATTTATGGGAAGGGCTTGACATCCCGGGGCCGTCGCTTTCAAACGTCATCATTTGGTCGCTGCCGTATCCGCCGAACGATCCGGTGTTTCAGGCGAAGCGAAAAGCGTATCGCAATCCATTTTGGGACGTCGATGTGCCGTATATGTTGCTTCGCCTTCGCCAAGGGGTCGGACGGCTCATCCGCACGCGCGACGACCGCGGCATCGTTTCCATTTTCGTCACCGACCGGGAAGATGAACGCGTCATTGCGGCGATCAAAGACGTGTTGCCGACAACGGTGAGGGGAGAATAA
- a CDS encoding b(o/a)3-type cytochrome-c oxidase subunit 1 produces MVQSLEKVDRRDAKLALAHLVVAFVALALGGFAGLLQTLVRSGKFELPAGISYYTILTTHGVLLGLVLTTFFIIGFQFAAVSRTTGAFTNRTRRLGWIGFWMMTIGTGMSAFFILTGKASVLYTFYAPLQAHAGFYIGLALVVVGSWVSGFAIFAHYARWRKAHPGEASPLLAFMSVTNMVLWLICTLGVAATVVCQLIPWSLGLTDRVNVLLSRTLFWYFGHPLVYFWLLPAYMVWYAVIPKVIGGKIFSDSLARLAFILFLLFSIPVGFHHQLLEPGISPFWKYVQVILTFMVIIPSLMTAFAMFATFESYGRSQGAKGLFGWLRKLPWGDARFFAPFVGMLFFIPAGTGGIINASHQLNQVVHNTIWVTGHFHLTVATTVVLTFFGASYWLIPHLTGRVMTKAMNRLAIMQTVVWAVGMTFMSGSMHLAGLLGAPRRSAFSTYGNSPQALEWIPYQIAQAVGGTILFIGIVLILVIVINLAFFAPKGETEFPVAEAAAPQERAALALENWKLWLGLVVALILIAYTVPLIDIIQNAPPGSKGYKLW; encoded by the coding sequence ATGGTACAATCGTTGGAAAAAGTCGATCGCCGCGACGCCAAACTGGCGCTGGCGCATTTGGTTGTCGCTTTTGTTGCTCTCGCCTTAGGCGGCTTCGCCGGCCTATTGCAAACGCTCGTCCGTTCCGGCAAGTTTGAACTGCCGGCCGGCATCAGCTACTATACGATTTTAACAACGCACGGCGTCCTGCTCGGGCTCGTGCTGACGACGTTTTTCATTATCGGCTTTCAGTTTGCCGCCGTCAGCCGCACGACCGGGGCGTTCACGAATCGTACGCGCCGGTTGGGCTGGATCGGCTTTTGGATGATGACAATCGGCACAGGCATGAGCGCCTTCTTCATCTTGACGGGGAAAGCGTCCGTCTTATATACATTTTACGCGCCGCTGCAAGCGCATGCCGGCTTTTACATCGGGTTGGCGCTTGTCGTTGTCGGCAGCTGGGTGAGCGGATTCGCGATATTTGCCCACTATGCGCGCTGGCGAAAAGCGCACCCCGGCGAGGCGAGCCCACTGCTGGCGTTTATGTCGGTGACGAATATGGTGCTATGGCTCATCTGCACGCTCGGCGTCGCCGCGACCGTCGTCTGTCAGCTCATTCCGTGGTCGCTTGGGCTCACCGACCGGGTGAACGTGCTGTTAAGCCGGACGCTGTTTTGGTATTTCGGCCATCCGCTCGTTTACTTCTGGCTGCTGCCAGCGTATATGGTTTGGTACGCCGTCATTCCGAAAGTGATCGGCGGCAAAATCTTCTCTGATTCGCTCGCGCGGCTGGCGTTCATCTTGTTTTTGCTGTTTTCGATTCCGGTCGGCTTCCACCATCAATTGCTCGAGCCGGGGATTTCGCCGTTTTGGAAATACGTGCAAGTCATCTTGACGTTTATGGTCATCATTCCGTCGCTCATGACCGCATTTGCCATGTTTGCGACGTTTGAATCATACGGCCGCTCGCAAGGGGCCAAAGGCTTATTTGGATGGCTGCGGAAATTGCCGTGGGGCGATGCACGCTTTTTCGCGCCGTTTGTCGGGATGCTGTTTTTCATTCCGGCCGGCACCGGCGGGATTATCAATGCTTCGCATCAGCTGAACCAAGTCGTCCATAACACGATTTGGGTGACCGGCCACTTCCATTTGACCGTAGCGACGACGGTCGTCTTAACGTTTTTTGGTGCGTCGTACTGGCTCATCCCGCATTTGACCGGCCGGGTGATGACGAAAGCGATGAACCGGCTCGCCATCATGCAAACGGTCGTTTGGGCGGTTGGAATGACGTTTATGTCCGGATCGATGCATTTGGCCGGCTTGCTTGGAGCGCCGAGACGTTCCGCCTTCTCGACGTACGGCAATTCGCCGCAGGCGCTCGAATGGATTCCGTATCAAATCGCACAAGCTGTCGGTGGAACGATCTTATTCATCGGCATCGTTCTCATTCTTGTCATCGTCATCAACTTGGCGTTTTTCGCCCCGAAAGGCGAAACGGAATTTCCAGTCGCCGAAGCGGCCGCCCCGCAGGAACGAGCCGCGCTGGCGCTCGAAAACTGGAAACTTTGGCTCGGCCTTGTCGTTGCATTGATTTTGATCGCCTATACGGTGCCGTTGATCGACATTATTCAAAACGCCCCGCCGGGGTCGAAAGGATACAAACTATGGTAA
- a CDS encoding cytochrome c oxidase subunit 2A produces the protein MAKPESTKPTAAIRQPKKEKEPVLGGTLASVFLLGFFIIFAWVSVYFLFLHRL, from the coding sequence ATGGCAAAACCAGAGTCGACCAAACCGACGGCGGCGATCCGGCAACCAAAAAAAGAGAAAGAGCCGGTGCTCGGCGGCACGCTGGCGTCTGTGTTTTTGCTCGGCTTTTTCATCATTTTCGCCTGGGTCAGCGTCTACTTTTTATTTTTGCACCGCCTGTAA
- the gpsB gene encoding cell division regulator GpsB yields the protein MSAHQVKLTPKDILEKEFKVSIRGYNQDEVDQFLDLVIKDYEAFQQEIDELRQENARLKRQVEELQKRPTMSAGTTNYDILQRLSNLEKHVFGRKLYE from the coding sequence ATGTCAGCCCATCAGGTGAAACTGACGCCAAAAGACATTTTGGAAAAGGAATTTAAAGTAAGCATACGGGGGTACAATCAAGACGAAGTGGATCAATTTTTGGATCTCGTCATTAAAGATTATGAAGCATTTCAGCAGGAAATTGACGAGCTGCGCCAAGAAAACGCTCGGCTGAAACGGCAAGTCGAGGAGCTGCAAAAACGGCCGACGATGTCGGCGGGAACGACGAACTACGATATTTTGCAACGCCTTTCCAACTTGGAAAAACACGTATTTGGCCGGAAATTGTACGAGTGA
- a CDS encoding carboxypeptidase M32 → MKQIKKQFLQYVKKMMGYREAIGLMYWDLRTGAPKKGVEQRSEVIGMLSEEVFRMSTSEEMAAFIAKLSPQGVYEQLDEVTQRTLDECKKEYERNKKIPADEYKEYVILCSKAESVWEEAKATADFALFRPYLERIVEFQRRFIGYWGYEGHPYNTLLDQYEPGMTVELLDEWFGQLRERIVPLVQAVSSAPDKPDTSFLFAPFPKEKQRAFLLELLVELGYDFGKGRLDETVHPFAIGLNPNDVRITTRYDERDFRTAIFGTIHECGHALYEQHISEAFIGTPLAGGASMGIHESQSLFFENMIGRHYAFWKRLYPRLQQYAPAQFAGVSLDAFYRAINEAKPSLIRIEADELTYPLHIIIRYEIEKQLFAGEIEAADLPDVWNEKYEQYLGIRPHNDAVGVLQDVHWSGGSFGYFPSYALGYMYAAQLKRAMEKELDLAQLLEEGTIAPIREWLTDRIHRFGKTKKPLDLVRDATGEPLKADDLIQYLEEKYKALYRL, encoded by the coding sequence ATGAAGCAGATCAAAAAGCAGTTTTTGCAATATGTCAAAAAAATGATGGGCTACCGCGAAGCGATTGGCCTCATGTACTGGGATTTGCGGACGGGCGCTCCGAAAAAAGGGGTGGAGCAGCGGTCCGAAGTCATCGGCATGCTTTCGGAAGAAGTGTTTCGCATGTCGACATCGGAAGAAATGGCGGCGTTTATCGCCAAGCTGTCGCCGCAGGGCGTTTACGAACAGCTTGATGAAGTGACGCAGCGCACCCTCGATGAGTGCAAAAAGGAATATGAGCGCAATAAAAAAATTCCCGCCGATGAGTATAAGGAATACGTCATTCTTTGTTCCAAAGCGGAAAGCGTTTGGGAGGAGGCGAAGGCAACCGCTGACTTCGCGCTGTTTCGGCCGTATTTGGAGCGCATCGTCGAGTTTCAGCGCCGCTTTATCGGCTATTGGGGATATGAAGGGCATCCATACAACACACTGCTCGATCAGTATGAGCCGGGCATGACGGTGGAGCTGCTTGACGAATGGTTCGGCCAATTGCGCGAACGCATCGTTCCGCTTGTGCAGGCGGTTTCCTCAGCGCCGGACAAGCCGGACACGTCGTTTTTGTTCGCTCCGTTTCCGAAAGAAAAACAGCGCGCCTTTTTGCTGGAGTTGCTTGTGGAACTCGGTTACGATTTCGGCAAAGGGCGGCTTGATGAGACGGTCCACCCGTTTGCGATCGGGCTGAATCCGAACGATGTTCGGATTACGACGCGTTACGACGAGCGCGACTTCCGCACCGCGATCTTTGGCACGATCCATGAGTGCGGCCATGCGCTGTATGAGCAGCACATTTCCGAGGCGTTCATCGGCACGCCGCTTGCGGGCGGGGCGTCGATGGGCATTCATGAATCGCAGTCGCTTTTTTTTGAAAATATGATCGGACGCCACTACGCGTTTTGGAAGCGGCTCTACCCGCGCCTCCAGCAATACGCGCCCGCACAGTTTGCCGGCGTGTCTCTGGACGCGTTTTACCGGGCGATCAATGAAGCGAAGCCGTCGCTCATCCGCATTGAAGCCGACGAATTGACGTATCCGCTTCATATCATCATTCGCTATGAAATCGAAAAACAACTGTTTGCGGGCGAGATTGAAGCGGCGGACTTGCCGGATGTCTGGAATGAGAAGTATGAACAATATCTCGGCATCCGTCCGCACAATGATGCGGTCGGCGTGCTGCAGGACGTTCATTGGTCGGGCGGCAGCTTCGGCTATTTCCCGTCCTATGCGCTCGGCTATATGTATGCGGCGCAGTTGAAGCGAGCGATGGAGAAGGAGCTCGATTTGGCGCAGCTGCTTGAGGAAGGAACGATTGCGCCGATCCGTGAATGGCTGACGGACCGCATTCACCGATTCGGCAAAACGAAGAAGCCGCTCGACCTTGTGCGCGACGCGACGGGCGAACCGCTCAAAGCCGATGACTTGATTCAGTATTTAGAAGAAAAATATAAGGCGCTTTATCGATTATAA
- a CDS encoding ribonuclease H-like domain-containing protein codes for MKPKLAQWKQLLAARHKKENDEEKEEEKPGGQPVTDVPYADVWREYGAKPHWFAGDYCLIRETVYPLDYQHGRYRLGALYEVHERWQEAPFSHPLSCRGFAVSDLFFFDTETMGLSSGAGNIMFLLGHARVLGDRIVVRQHVLPHPGAEAALYQSFLSDVDYTTLVTYNGKAFDWPRLKTRHALIRDRVPKLPAFGHFDLYHAARRLWKEKLDSLRLTEVERHILHVERDDDVPGFLAPMMYKEFLQTPHPDRLMPVLRHNERDVLSLIALYIHLSVQLLEADRLADLQEQLAAARWFEAVGETAAARGVYEGASGKEAKEAQAAKWQLSLLYRKDKRYEEAALLWRDLFVHGNGYWKAKAGLELAKVYEHYFRDAAEAYRYAAMAYEAWRSLAKRSRQHSEKEEAEWRKRLVRLERKRNK; via the coding sequence ATGAAGCCGAAGTTGGCGCAATGGAAACAATTGCTTGCCGCCCGGCATAAAAAGGAGAACGATGAAGAAAAAGAAGAAGAGAAACCGGGCGGGCAGCCTGTGACGGACGTGCCGTATGCCGACGTTTGGCGGGAGTACGGCGCCAAGCCGCATTGGTTTGCCGGTGATTACTGCCTCATTCGGGAAACGGTGTATCCGCTTGACTATCAGCACGGCCGCTATCGGCTCGGAGCGCTGTATGAGGTGCACGAAAGATGGCAGGAGGCGCCGTTTTCCCATCCGCTCTCCTGCCGCGGCTTTGCCGTTAGCGACTTATTCTTTTTTGATACAGAAACGATGGGGCTTTCAAGCGGAGCGGGGAACATCATGTTTTTGCTTGGCCATGCCCGCGTGCTTGGCGACCGCATCGTTGTCCGCCAGCACGTTTTGCCGCATCCGGGGGCGGAAGCGGCGCTCTATCAAAGTTTTTTGTCCGATGTCGATTATACGACCCTTGTGACCTATAACGGAAAAGCGTTCGACTGGCCGCGTCTGAAAACGCGCCATGCCCTCATCCGCGATAGGGTGCCAAAATTGCCGGCGTTCGGCCATTTTGATTTGTATCATGCCGCCCGCCGCTTATGGAAAGAGAAATTGGATTCGCTGCGCCTGACGGAAGTCGAGCGGCACATTCTCCATGTCGAGCGTGACGATGATGTGCCAGGCTTTTTGGCGCCGATGATGTACAAGGAGTTTTTGCAAACCCCTCATCCAGACCGGCTCATGCCAGTATTGCGCCATAACGAGCGCGACGTGTTGTCGCTCATTGCTCTCTACATTCACTTATCCGTTCAGTTGCTTGAAGCGGATCGGCTCGCTGACCTACAGGAGCAGTTGGCCGCCGCCCGTTGGTTCGAAGCGGTCGGGGAAACAGCGGCTGCTAGAGGGGTGTACGAGGGAGCAAGCGGCAAAGAAGCGAAGGAAGCGCAGGCGGCGAAATGGCAGCTTTCGCTTTTGTATCGAAAGGACAAACGGTACGAAGAAGCTGCTCTCCTTTGGCGCGACTTATTTGTTCACGGAAATGGCTATTGGAAGGCGAAGGCCGGGCTTGAACTGGCGAAGGTGTATGAACATTATTTCCGGGATGCGGCGGAAGCGTACCGCTATGCCGCTATGGCGTATGAAGCGTGGCGATCGCTCGCGAAACGGAGCCGGCAGCATAGTGAAAAAGAAGAGGCGGAATGGCGCAAACGGCTCGTGCGGCTTGAACGCAAAAGGAATAAATGA